The Bombus terrestris chromosome 4, iyBomTerr1.2, whole genome shotgun sequence genome has a window encoding:
- the LOC100646583 gene encoding multidrug resistance-associated protein 1 isoform X2 yields the protein MKDHTMDQFCGTDFWNNSLTWNTEDPDITECFQKTVLIWVPCIFLWLFSGIEIYYFLNSKSKNIPYTWLFILKQILIVALIILSIVDVGTAIHRSTYVKVYNVDYCTPVIKIITFIKAGTLVIYNRKYGMQTSGLLYLFWFLLTICGVVQYRSLLRLYINNHEVTYPFVSYMIYYPIVVLLFLLNFLIDAEPKYSEYPKVENPCPEQRSSFPAKIFFTWFDPMAWKGFKTPLETTDLWTINPEDTAKEIVPKFNKYWNKSAQKSNKVFWTYCSVQNTKASFRKSSGRVDFNNEYKKKTSSVLLPLCKAFGATFLFGAALKFVQDIVIFTSPQILRLLIDFIEKPGPLWKGYFYAVLLLLTATFQTLVLSQYFHRMLLVGLRVRTALIAAIYRKALRISNSARKESTVGEIVNLMSVDAQRFMDLTAYINMIWSAPMQIVLALYFLWEILGPAVLAGLAVLLILIPINVLITNRVKTLQIRQMKYKDERVKLMNEVLNGIKVLKLYAWEPSFEEQILKIRTKEIKVLKETAYLNSGTSFIWSFAPFLVSLVSFATYVLIDENNRLNSKVAFVSLSLFNILRFPLSILPMIIGNMVQAYVSVKRINKFMNSEELDPNNVQHDPSESYTLLIENGTFAWDLENIERPTLRNINLHVEQGQLIAVVGTVGSGKSSLLSALLGEMDKISGRVNTKGSIAFVPQQAWIQNASLQDNVLFGKSMHKNVYNRVIESCALNPDLKVLPAGDQTEIGEKGINLSGGQKQRVSLARAVYNDSDIYFLDDPLSAVDSHVGKHIFENVIGPSGLLRKKTRILVTHGITYLPEVDNIIVLKDGEITEVGTYKELLEKRGAFSEFLVQHLQEVGNLHADGGSEADLHEIKQHLESTIGSNELQQKLTRGRSRMSESQSESGSMVDKRSLNGSLKRQYSTSSQQSGTYENSNKIKETKLLPPKSGEKLIEVEKTETGSVKWRVYSHYFKSIGWFLSISTIIMNAIFQGFSIGSNAWLSVWSDSNLTTYNDTVDHAKQNMYLGVYGGLGLGQAMASFFCDLAPQLGCWLAARQMHIMMLRAVMRAPLTFFDTTPTGRIISRFAKDVDVLDTSLPQQISDSIYCLFEVIATLVVISFSTPEFIAVIIPISVIYYFVQRLYVASSRQLKRLESVSRSPIYSHFSETVSGAQMIRAFGVQDRFIQESESKVDFNQMCYYPSIIANRWLAVRLEMVGNLIIFFAALFAVLGRDTIQSGVVGLSISYALQVTQTLNWLVRMTSDVETNIVAVERIKEYGETPQEAAWKNPDYTAPKDWPLQGRVEFKDYKVRYREGLDLVLRGLSFSVKGGEKVGIVGRTGAGKSSLTLALFRIIEAADGKIIIDDIDITKLGLHDLRSRLTIIPQDPVLFSGSLRINLDPFNYYTDDEIWRALEHAHLKSFVKNLPNGLLYELSEGGENLSIGQRQLICLARALLRKTKVLILDEATASVDLETDDLIQTTIRQEFQDCTILTIAHRLNTILDSDRIIVLDNGRIMEYDSPDTLLHNSTSLFSSIAKDAGLAT from the exons atgaaaGATCATACTATGGATCAATTTTGTGGTACTGACTTTTGG AATAATAGTTTAACATGGAATACAGAAGATCCAGACATCACAGAATGTTTTCAGAAAACTGTGTTGATATGGGTGCCATGTATATTTTTATGGCTATTCTCtggaatagaaatttattattttttaaacagtaaaagtaaaaatatcccATACACATGGTTATTTATCTTAAAACAAATACTCATAGTAGCATTGATTATACTTAGTATTGTTGACGTAGGAACAGCTATACATAGAAGTACTTATGTCAAAGTTTATAATGTTGATTATTGTACTCcagttataaaaattattactttt attAAGGCAGGTACTttagtaatatataatagaaaatatggcATGCAAACCTCTGgactgttatatttattttggttTCTCCTTACCATATGCGGAGTTGTTCAATATAGAAGTTTATTAaggttatatataaataac CATGAAGTTACTTATCCATTTGTAtcatatatgatatattatcCAATAGTGGTACTTTTATTCTTATTGAACTTCTTGATTGATGCAGAGCCTAAATATTCAGAATATCCCAAG gtTGAGAACCCATGTCCAGAACAAAGATCTTCATTTCCAGCAAAAATCTTTTTTACTTGGTTTGATCCAATGGCATGGAAAGGTTTTAAAACACCTCTGGAAACTACAGATTTATGGACAATAAATCCAGAAGACACAGCTAAAGAAATTGTACCTAAATTCAACAAATATTGGAATAAAAGTGCACAAAAAAGTAACAA AGTATTTTGGACTTACTGTAG TGTACAAAATACTAAGGCATCGTTCAGAAAATCATCTGGTCGAGTAgattttaataatgaatataagAAAAAGACATCATCAGTTTTGCTTCCTCTTTGCAAAGCTTTTGGTGCCACATTTTTATTTGGAGCTGCACTTAAATTCGTGCAAGATATTGTAATTTTCACTAGTCCTCAAATATTAAG GTTACTCATCGATTTTATTGAGAAACCCGGACCGCTATGGAAAGGCTATTTTTATGCAGTTTTACTCTTACTTACAGCCACATTTCAAACATTAGTTTTGTCTCAATATTTTCATCGTATGCTCTTAGTTGGATTACGAGTACGTACTGCGTTAATTGCAGCAATTTATCGGAAAGCATTGAGAATATCTAATTCCGCCAGAAAAGAGTCAACAGTTGGCGAAATAGTAAATTTAATGTCCGTGGATGCACAAAGATTTATGGATTTAACggcatatataaatatgatttgGTCTGCACCAATGCAAATAGTTTTagcattatattttttatgggaaattttGGGGCCAGCTGTGCTCGCTGGTTTAGCTGTTCTACTTATTCTCATCCCAATAAATGTCTTAATCACTAATAGAGTTAAGACACTACAAATTAgacaaatgaaatataaagaTGAAAGAGTTAAATTAATGAATGAAGTACTTAATGGTATAAAAGTATTAAAGCTATATGCATGGGAACCCTCTTTTGAGGAACAAATACTTAAGATACGTACAAAGGAAATTAAAGTACTTAAAGAAACAGCATATCTCAATTCTGGAACAAGTTTTATCTGGTCTTTTGCACCTTTTTTA GTCTCACTGGTGTCTTTTGCAACCTATGTACTTATAGATGAAAACAATCGTTTAAATAGCAAAGTTGCTTTTGTTTCACTCAGTCTTTTTAATATCTTAAGGTTTCCACTTTCTATATTACCTATGATAATTGGTAACATGGTTcag GCTTATGTTTCCGTAAAACGtattaataaattcatgaaTTCAGAAGAGTTAGATCCAAATAATGTTCAACATGATCCATCTGAAT CATACACATTATTAATTGAGAATGGTACCTTCGCATGGGatttggaaaatattgaaagacCAACATTAAGAAATATCAATCTTCATGTAGAACAGGGTCAATTGATAGCTGTTGTTGGTACTGTAGGATCAGGGAAAAGTTCTCTTTTATCAGCTCTTCTTGGAGAAATGGACAAAATAAGTGGTAGAGTTAATACAAAA gGTTCTATAGCATTTGTGCCTCAACAAGCATGGATTCAAAATGCTTCATTACAAGATAATGTTTTATTTGGAAAGTCAATGcacaaaaatgtatataatcgCGTAATTGAATCATGTGCATTAAATCCAGATTTGAAAGTGCTACCTGCGGGTGATCAAACTGAAATTGGagaaaaaggaataaatttATCTGGTGGGCAAAAACAGAGAGTATCATTGGCAAGAGCAGTATACAATGATtctgatatttattttttggaTGATCCATTGAGTGCAGTAGATTCACATGTTGGAAAACATATATTTGAAAACGTAATTGGCCCTAGTGGTCTGCTTAGGAAGAAAACTAGAATACTTGTCACACATGGTATTACTTATTTACCTGAAGTTGATAACATCATTGTTCTTAAAGATGGTGAAATAACAGAAGTTGGAACTTACAAAGAACTTTTAGAAAAAAGAGGAGCCTTTTCTGAGTTTCTAGTGCAACATCTTCAAGAAG TTGGAAATC taCATGCTGATGGCGGATCAGAGGCAGATCTGCATGAAATTAAACAACATTTGGAATCTACAATTGGATCAAATGAACTCCAACAGAAATTAACAAGAGGTAGATCAAGAATGTCAGAAAGTCAAAGTGAATCTGGTTCAATGGTTGATAAAAGATCCTTAAATGGTTCGTTGAAAag acAGTATTCTACAAGTAGTCAGCAATCTGGTACTTATGAAAATAGCAataagataaaagaaacaaagttaTTACCTCCGAAATCAGGAGAAAAATTAATAGAGGTGGAAAAAACTGAAACTGGAAGT GTTAAATGGCGAGTCTATTCTCATTACTTCAAATCCATTGGTTGGTTTTTATCAATATCGACAATTATAATGAACGCTATTTTTCAAGGATTTAGTATTGGTTCAAACGCTTGGCTCAGTGTATGGTCAGACAGTAATTTAACAACTTATAATGATACAGTCGATCATGCTAAACAAAATATGTATCTTGGAGTTTATGGTGGACTTGGTCTTGGTCAAG CGATGGCGAGTTTTTTCTGCGATTTGGCACCGCAACTGGGCTGCTGGCTGGCTGCTCGCCAGATGCACATAATGATGCTGCGTGCAGTGATGCGTGCCCCATTGACCTTCTTTGATACGACTCCTACTGGTCGTATTATCTCCAGGTTTGCTAAAGATGTCGACGTACTGGACACATCTCTTCCCCAACAAATTTCCGATAGCATCTATTGTTTGTTTGAG GTCATAGCCACTTTAGTGGTTATAAGTTTTAGTACACCAGAATTTATAGCAGTCATAATACCGATAAGTGTAATTTATTACTTTGTTCAACGCTTATATGTTGCATCCTCAAGACAGTTGAAACGTTTAGAATCTGTTTCAAGATCTCCTATATATTCACATTTTAGTGAAACAGTTTCTG GAGCACAGATGATTAGGGCATTTGGAGTGCAAGACCGATTTATTCAGGAATCTGAAAGTAAAGTAGATTTTAATCAGATGTGCTATTACCCTAGTATAATTGCAaacag ATGGTTGGCAGTACGTTTAGAAATGGttggaaatttaattattttctttgctGCATTGTTTGCTGTATTAGGCAGAGATACTATACAATCTGGTGTAGTTGGTTTATCTATTAGTTATGCTTTACAA GTTACTCAAACATTGAATTGGTTAGTACGAATGACTTCTGATGTTGAAACTAACATAGTAGCTgtagaaagaataaaagaatatgGAGAAACCCCTCAAGAAGCAGCATGGAAAAATCCAGATTATACAGCACCTAAAGATTGGCCTTTGCAAGGGCGAGTAGAATTTAAAGATTACAAAGTTCGTTATAGGGAAGGCTTAGACCTTGTTCTTCGTGGATTATCATTTTCCGTTAAGGGAGGAGAAAAAGTTGGCATCGTTGGTAGAACTGGTGCTGGGAAATCGTCTTTGACATTAGCTCTATTTAGAATAATAGAAGCAGCTGATGGAAAGATTATTATCGATGACATTGATATTACCAAATTGGGACTTCATGACCTAAGATCTAGATTGACTATTATTCCTCAAGATCCTGTATTATTCTCAGGAAGTTTAAGGATAAATTTAGATCCTTTCAATTATTATACTGATGACGAAATTTGGCGAGCTTTGGAACATGCGCATCTTAAATCCTTTGTAAAAA ACTTGCCAAATGGTCTTTTATATGAATTATCAGAAGGTGGAGAGAATCTAAGTATAGGACAACGACAATTAATATGTTTAGCAAGAGCATTGCTTCGAAAAACGAAAGTATTGATTCTCGATGAAGCAACAGCTTCAGTTGATTTAGAAACAGATGATTTAATTCAAACAACAATTAGGCAAGAGTTTCAAGATTGCACAATTCTTACAATAGCTCATAGACTTAATACAATTCTTGATTCAGACAG GATTATTGTGCTGGATAATGGGCGCATCATGGAATATGATTCTCCAGACACATTACTGCATAATTCGACTAGTTTGTTCAGTAGTATAGCTAAAGATGCAGGCCTTGCTACATAG
- the LOC100646583 gene encoding multidrug resistance-associated protein 1 isoform X1: MKDHTMDQFCGTDFWNNSLTWNTEDPDITECFQKTVLIWVPCIFLWLFSGIEIYYFLNSKSKNIPYTWLFILKQILIVALIILSIVDVGTAIHRSTYVKVYNVDYCTPVIKIITFIKAGTLVIYNRKYGMQTSGLLYLFWFLLTICGVVQYRSLLRLYINNHEVTYPFVSYMIYYPIVVLLFLLNFLIDAEPKYSEYPKVENPCPEQRSSFPAKIFFTWFDPMAWKGFKTPLETTDLWTINPEDTAKEIVPKFNKYWNKSAQKSNKVFWTYCSVQNTKASFRKSSGRVDFNNEYKKKTSSVLLPLCKAFGATFLFGAALKFVQDIVIFTSPQILRLLIDFIEKPGPLWKGYFYAVLLLLTATFQTLVLSQYFHRMLLVGLRVRTALIAAIYRKALRISNSARKESTVGEIVNLMSVDAQRFMDLTAYINMIWSAPMQIVLALYFLWEILGPAVLAGLAVLLILIPINVLITNRVKTLQIRQMKYKDERVKLMNEVLNGIKVLKLYAWEPSFEEQILKIRTKEIKVLKETAYLNSGTSFIWSFAPFLVSLVSFATYVLIDENNRLNSKVAFVSLSLFNILRFPLSILPMIIGNMVQAYVSVKRINKFMNSEELDPNNVQHDPSESYTLLIENGTFAWDLENIERPTLRNINLHVEQGQLIAVVGTVGSGKSSLLSALLGEMDKISGRVNTKGSIAFVPQQAWIQNASLQDNVLFGKSMHKNVYNRVIESCALNPDLKVLPAGDQTEIGEKGINLSGGQKQRVSLARAVYNDSDIYFLDDPLSAVDSHVGKHIFENVIGPSGLLRKKTRILVTHGITYLPEVDNIIVLKDGEITEVGTYKELLEKRGAFSEFLVQHLQEVGNLHADGGSEADLHEIKQHLESTIGSNELQQKLTRGRSRMSESQSESGSMVDKRSLNGSLKRQYSTSSQQSGTYENSNKIKETKLLPPKSGEKLIEVEKTETGSVKWRVYSHYFKSIGWFLSISTIIMNAIFQGFSIGSNAWLSVWSDSNLTTYNDTVDHAKQNMYLGVYGGLGLGQGLTVLGGALILAKGTIRASVHLFENTLQRVLRNPMSFFDKTPTGRILNRLSKDTDVIDNTLPSILRSWITCLFGVIATLVVISFSTPEFIAVIIPISVIYYFVQRLYVASSRQLKRLESVSRSPIYSHFSETVSGAQMIRAFGVQDRFIQESESKVDFNQMCYYPSIIANRWLAVRLEMVGNLIIFFAALFAVLGRDTIQSGVVGLSISYALQVTQTLNWLVRMTSDVETNIVAVERIKEYGETPQEAAWKNPDYTAPKDWPLQGRVEFKDYKVRYREGLDLVLRGLSFSVKGGEKVGIVGRTGAGKSSLTLALFRIIEAADGKIIIDDIDITKLGLHDLRSRLTIIPQDPVLFSGSLRINLDPFNYYTDDEIWRALEHAHLKSFVKNLPNGLLYELSEGGENLSIGQRQLICLARALLRKTKVLILDEATASVDLETDDLIQTTIRQEFQDCTILTIAHRLNTILDSDRIIVLDNGRIMEYDSPDTLLHNSTSLFSSIAKDAGLAT, from the exons atgaaaGATCATACTATGGATCAATTTTGTGGTACTGACTTTTGG AATAATAGTTTAACATGGAATACAGAAGATCCAGACATCACAGAATGTTTTCAGAAAACTGTGTTGATATGGGTGCCATGTATATTTTTATGGCTATTCTCtggaatagaaatttattattttttaaacagtaaaagtaaaaatatcccATACACATGGTTATTTATCTTAAAACAAATACTCATAGTAGCATTGATTATACTTAGTATTGTTGACGTAGGAACAGCTATACATAGAAGTACTTATGTCAAAGTTTATAATGTTGATTATTGTACTCcagttataaaaattattactttt attAAGGCAGGTACTttagtaatatataatagaaaatatggcATGCAAACCTCTGgactgttatatttattttggttTCTCCTTACCATATGCGGAGTTGTTCAATATAGAAGTTTATTAaggttatatataaataac CATGAAGTTACTTATCCATTTGTAtcatatatgatatattatcCAATAGTGGTACTTTTATTCTTATTGAACTTCTTGATTGATGCAGAGCCTAAATATTCAGAATATCCCAAG gtTGAGAACCCATGTCCAGAACAAAGATCTTCATTTCCAGCAAAAATCTTTTTTACTTGGTTTGATCCAATGGCATGGAAAGGTTTTAAAACACCTCTGGAAACTACAGATTTATGGACAATAAATCCAGAAGACACAGCTAAAGAAATTGTACCTAAATTCAACAAATATTGGAATAAAAGTGCACAAAAAAGTAACAA AGTATTTTGGACTTACTGTAG TGTACAAAATACTAAGGCATCGTTCAGAAAATCATCTGGTCGAGTAgattttaataatgaatataagAAAAAGACATCATCAGTTTTGCTTCCTCTTTGCAAAGCTTTTGGTGCCACATTTTTATTTGGAGCTGCACTTAAATTCGTGCAAGATATTGTAATTTTCACTAGTCCTCAAATATTAAG GTTACTCATCGATTTTATTGAGAAACCCGGACCGCTATGGAAAGGCTATTTTTATGCAGTTTTACTCTTACTTACAGCCACATTTCAAACATTAGTTTTGTCTCAATATTTTCATCGTATGCTCTTAGTTGGATTACGAGTACGTACTGCGTTAATTGCAGCAATTTATCGGAAAGCATTGAGAATATCTAATTCCGCCAGAAAAGAGTCAACAGTTGGCGAAATAGTAAATTTAATGTCCGTGGATGCACAAAGATTTATGGATTTAACggcatatataaatatgatttgGTCTGCACCAATGCAAATAGTTTTagcattatattttttatgggaaattttGGGGCCAGCTGTGCTCGCTGGTTTAGCTGTTCTACTTATTCTCATCCCAATAAATGTCTTAATCACTAATAGAGTTAAGACACTACAAATTAgacaaatgaaatataaagaTGAAAGAGTTAAATTAATGAATGAAGTACTTAATGGTATAAAAGTATTAAAGCTATATGCATGGGAACCCTCTTTTGAGGAACAAATACTTAAGATACGTACAAAGGAAATTAAAGTACTTAAAGAAACAGCATATCTCAATTCTGGAACAAGTTTTATCTGGTCTTTTGCACCTTTTTTA GTCTCACTGGTGTCTTTTGCAACCTATGTACTTATAGATGAAAACAATCGTTTAAATAGCAAAGTTGCTTTTGTTTCACTCAGTCTTTTTAATATCTTAAGGTTTCCACTTTCTATATTACCTATGATAATTGGTAACATGGTTcag GCTTATGTTTCCGTAAAACGtattaataaattcatgaaTTCAGAAGAGTTAGATCCAAATAATGTTCAACATGATCCATCTGAAT CATACACATTATTAATTGAGAATGGTACCTTCGCATGGGatttggaaaatattgaaagacCAACATTAAGAAATATCAATCTTCATGTAGAACAGGGTCAATTGATAGCTGTTGTTGGTACTGTAGGATCAGGGAAAAGTTCTCTTTTATCAGCTCTTCTTGGAGAAATGGACAAAATAAGTGGTAGAGTTAATACAAAA gGTTCTATAGCATTTGTGCCTCAACAAGCATGGATTCAAAATGCTTCATTACAAGATAATGTTTTATTTGGAAAGTCAATGcacaaaaatgtatataatcgCGTAATTGAATCATGTGCATTAAATCCAGATTTGAAAGTGCTACCTGCGGGTGATCAAACTGAAATTGGagaaaaaggaataaatttATCTGGTGGGCAAAAACAGAGAGTATCATTGGCAAGAGCAGTATACAATGATtctgatatttattttttggaTGATCCATTGAGTGCAGTAGATTCACATGTTGGAAAACATATATTTGAAAACGTAATTGGCCCTAGTGGTCTGCTTAGGAAGAAAACTAGAATACTTGTCACACATGGTATTACTTATTTACCTGAAGTTGATAACATCATTGTTCTTAAAGATGGTGAAATAACAGAAGTTGGAACTTACAAAGAACTTTTAGAAAAAAGAGGAGCCTTTTCTGAGTTTCTAGTGCAACATCTTCAAGAAG TTGGAAATC taCATGCTGATGGCGGATCAGAGGCAGATCTGCATGAAATTAAACAACATTTGGAATCTACAATTGGATCAAATGAACTCCAACAGAAATTAACAAGAGGTAGATCAAGAATGTCAGAAAGTCAAAGTGAATCTGGTTCAATGGTTGATAAAAGATCCTTAAATGGTTCGTTGAAAag acAGTATTCTACAAGTAGTCAGCAATCTGGTACTTATGAAAATAGCAataagataaaagaaacaaagttaTTACCTCCGAAATCAGGAGAAAAATTAATAGAGGTGGAAAAAACTGAAACTGGAAGT GTTAAATGGCGAGTCTATTCTCATTACTTCAAATCCATTGGTTGGTTTTTATCAATATCGACAATTATAATGAACGCTATTTTTCAAGGATTTAGTATTGGTTCAAACGCTTGGCTCAGTGTATGGTCAGACAGTAATTTAACAACTTATAATGATACAGTCGATCATGCTAAACAAAATATGTATCTTGGAGTTTATGGTGGACTTGGTCTTGGTCAAG GCTTGACAGTGCTTGGAGGGGCATTAATCTTGGCAAAAGGAACAATACGCGCTTCCGTGCATCTCTTCGAGAATACGTTGCAACGTGTTCTTCGGAACCCAATGTCATTTTTTGACAAAACTCCAACCGGTCGAATTCTTAATCGACTCTCTAAAGACACTGATGTCATTGATAATACGCTGCCATCCATACTGCGTTCTTGGATTACTTGCCTCTTTGGG GTCATAGCCACTTTAGTGGTTATAAGTTTTAGTACACCAGAATTTATAGCAGTCATAATACCGATAAGTGTAATTTATTACTTTGTTCAACGCTTATATGTTGCATCCTCAAGACAGTTGAAACGTTTAGAATCTGTTTCAAGATCTCCTATATATTCACATTTTAGTGAAACAGTTTCTG GAGCACAGATGATTAGGGCATTTGGAGTGCAAGACCGATTTATTCAGGAATCTGAAAGTAAAGTAGATTTTAATCAGATGTGCTATTACCCTAGTATAATTGCAaacag ATGGTTGGCAGTACGTTTAGAAATGGttggaaatttaattattttctttgctGCATTGTTTGCTGTATTAGGCAGAGATACTATACAATCTGGTGTAGTTGGTTTATCTATTAGTTATGCTTTACAA GTTACTCAAACATTGAATTGGTTAGTACGAATGACTTCTGATGTTGAAACTAACATAGTAGCTgtagaaagaataaaagaatatgGAGAAACCCCTCAAGAAGCAGCATGGAAAAATCCAGATTATACAGCACCTAAAGATTGGCCTTTGCAAGGGCGAGTAGAATTTAAAGATTACAAAGTTCGTTATAGGGAAGGCTTAGACCTTGTTCTTCGTGGATTATCATTTTCCGTTAAGGGAGGAGAAAAAGTTGGCATCGTTGGTAGAACTGGTGCTGGGAAATCGTCTTTGACATTAGCTCTATTTAGAATAATAGAAGCAGCTGATGGAAAGATTATTATCGATGACATTGATATTACCAAATTGGGACTTCATGACCTAAGATCTAGATTGACTATTATTCCTCAAGATCCTGTATTATTCTCAGGAAGTTTAAGGATAAATTTAGATCCTTTCAATTATTATACTGATGACGAAATTTGGCGAGCTTTGGAACATGCGCATCTTAAATCCTTTGTAAAAA ACTTGCCAAATGGTCTTTTATATGAATTATCAGAAGGTGGAGAGAATCTAAGTATAGGACAACGACAATTAATATGTTTAGCAAGAGCATTGCTTCGAAAAACGAAAGTATTGATTCTCGATGAAGCAACAGCTTCAGTTGATTTAGAAACAGATGATTTAATTCAAACAACAATTAGGCAAGAGTTTCAAGATTGCACAATTCTTACAATAGCTCATAGACTTAATACAATTCTTGATTCAGACAG GATTATTGTGCTGGATAATGGGCGCATCATGGAATATGATTCTCCAGACACATTACTGCATAATTCGACTAGTTTGTTCAGTAGTATAGCTAAAGATGCAGGCCTTGCTACATAG